From Vreelandella neptunia, the proteins below share one genomic window:
- the drt3a gene encoding antiviral reverse transcriptase Drt3a produces the protein MLSQSFTSKNLRVIYDKENRKGDYIEKGFPAEVKEYSLIIKRLRRVRSNLNKRKEKYSEEVFNDRFHKLKESIKENDSKRDEVIDSHLEKISQAIAKRTFKISIERNNSPHHHKETYRINSKLESFFAEKKIQQNIKSTYNVKQANRDIVISQLKSVLDDAFPKQIIKTDISGFYESIDSDILKSKINSNPKLSLASRKIISQILNQYRSITGSSKGIPRGIGISAYLSELYMSEFDEKIKSMPGVVYYTRYVDDIIAVFTPSDLFTADDREREIAELMLDIGLSLNKNKTKIINYNKGVSYNIEYLGYIIRQHGGKLGICASERKVDKYKNRLNTAFDKYSKSYGSDNDKKLLLARVRMLTGNTKLTNNKGGAFVGIYHSNKWVDNLEFLDQLDHCLNIRALDLNCDTLKRKVMKFSFKRGFLNKEFRKFSTQDLKKITRVWNQ, from the coding sequence ATGCTTAGCCAATCTTTCACATCTAAAAATTTACGAGTTATCTACGATAAAGAGAATCGAAAAGGGGACTATATTGAAAAAGGTTTTCCGGCTGAAGTGAAAGAGTATTCTTTGATTATAAAACGACTTCGTCGTGTTAGGAGTAATTTGAATAAAAGAAAGGAAAAGTATTCAGAGGAAGTTTTTAATGACCGTTTCCATAAGTTGAAAGAGTCAATCAAGGAGAACGATTCTAAACGTGATGAGGTAATTGATTCACATTTGGAAAAGATATCCCAGGCAATTGCCAAGAGAACTTTCAAAATAAGCATTGAAAGAAATAACTCGCCCCATCATCATAAAGAAACTTATAGGATCAACAGCAAATTAGAATCTTTTTTTGCAGAAAAGAAAATACAGCAAAATATTAAATCTACATATAATGTAAAGCAGGCTAATAGAGATATTGTTATATCACAGTTGAAGTCTGTTCTTGATGATGCTTTTCCAAAGCAAATAATTAAAACCGATATTTCTGGGTTCTATGAAAGCATTGATAGTGATATTTTAAAAAGCAAAATAAATAGCAATCCTAAGCTTTCATTAGCTTCTAGGAAAATTATTTCACAGATATTAAATCAGTATAGATCTATCACTGGCAGTAGTAAAGGAATTCCAAGAGGAATTGGTATAAGTGCTTATTTGTCAGAGTTATATATGAGTGAGTTTGATGAAAAAATTAAATCCATGCCTGGAGTTGTATATTATACAAGATATGTAGATGATATTATTGCTGTTTTTACTCCTTCTGATTTGTTTACTGCTGACGATAGGGAGAGAGAAATTGCTGAGCTAATGTTAGATATTGGTCTTTCATTAAATAAAAATAAAACGAAAATAATTAATTACAACAAGGGGGTGAGTTATAATATAGAATATTTAGGATACATAATTCGACAACATGGAGGTAAACTAGGTATCTGCGCAAGTGAAAGAAAAGTAGATAAGTACAAAAATAGGTTAAACACAGCTTTTGATAAGTATAGTAAAAGCTATGGATCAGATAATGATAAGAAATTGTTGTTAGCTAGAGTTAGAATGCTTACTGGAAACACTAAGCTAACAAATAATAAAGGTGGGGCGTTTGTTGGTATCTACCATTCCAATAAATGGGTTGATAACCTTGAGTTCTTAGATCAACTTGATCATTGTTTGAATATAAGAGCTTTAGATTTGAACTGTGATACCTTGAAGAGAAAAGTCATGAAGTTTTCTTTCAAAAGAGGTTTTTTGAATAAAGAGTTTAGGAAGTTCTCTACTCAAGACTTGAAAAAAATCACTCGGGTTTGGAATCAATAA
- a CDS encoding DUF427 domain-containing protein: MPQAPRIELHPVSQRVQLHVDGKLLADSTQALELQEISYPPRHYFPREDVRIDLLTTSETTTYCPFKGKAVYFSLGDNKDIAWSYEQPIEGMEEIAGRVAFE, from the coding sequence ATGCCACAGGCACCTCGCATTGAGCTTCACCCCGTTAGCCAACGCGTGCAGTTGCATGTAGATGGAAAGCTGCTTGCCGACTCCACACAAGCCCTCGAACTCCAAGAAATCAGCTACCCGCCGCGCCACTACTTCCCACGTGAAGACGTGAGGATAGATTTGCTTACCACTTCAGAAACGACGACTTACTGCCCATTTAAAGGCAAGGCGGTGTATTTCTCGCTGGGCGACAACAAAGATATCGCCTGGAGCTATGAGCAGCCGATTGAAGGGATGGAGGAGATTGCGGGCAGGGTGGCGTTCGAATAG
- a CDS encoding DMT family transporter yields the protein MATGGMLAFASGTVFFRGQGAGLPILQANFWQSIAGAVALLPMAMVFGQPLAVPSTATMIAIAHLVLVVTIGGMSLWLVLIRISGASTASSYHLLNPFFGVLLAYLILGEPLRMADFIGAGLIVFGLILTTQARARVRQR from the coding sequence ATGGCAACTGGGGGTATGCTTGCCTTTGCCAGTGGCACCGTGTTCTTCCGCGGTCAAGGCGCAGGCCTGCCCATCTTGCAGGCTAATTTCTGGCAATCCATTGCTGGCGCTGTCGCTCTTCTTCCCATGGCAATGGTATTCGGGCAGCCGCTTGCCGTGCCTTCTACCGCTACGATGATAGCGATTGCACATCTGGTACTTGTCGTCACCATCGGAGGAATGAGCCTCTGGCTAGTGCTGATTCGAATAAGCGGCGCCTCGACGGCATCGAGTTATCACCTTCTTAATCCGTTCTTTGGCGTACTACTCGCTTATCTAATACTAGGGGAGCCGTTGCGCATGGCGGATTTCATTGGGGCAGGGCTGATTGTATTCGGCTTAATTCTTACTACTCAGGCAAGGGCGAGAGTACGGCAGCGTTAG
- a CDS encoding LysR family transcriptional regulator, which produces MTQNLKRLEEILGCKLLERRPGHFFSLPTDGERYLPAVNEIFARTSEAVRDMQQPEIAEHLLIGVSDDFIWWF; this is translated from the coding sequence ATGACACAAAACCTGAAACGGCTAGAGGAAATACTAGGTTGTAAGTTGCTTGAACGTCGTCCAGGTCACTTCTTTAGTTTGCCGACAGACGGCGAGCGTTATCTTCCCGCAGTCAATGAGATATTTGCTCGTACGTCTGAGGCAGTGAGAGACATGCAACAACCCGAAATCGCTGAGCACCTGCTGATTGGTGTTTCCGATGATTTTATTTGGTGGTTCTAA
- a CDS encoding DMT family transporter has product MTSNTTTIPRFRSGVTALGLPLLFIVMWSSGYVAGKAALPFVGPYTMIFLRFASAALVLLMVAVATRAPWPRTWKEVGHIAVVGLLIQAMQFSGLYTGINLGVSAGVSALIVGTMPIFVALGASVFLSERIKSHQWIGLLIGLVGVVLVVSEKFSFGEATVGGYIAILFALLGITLGTLYQKKFCTSMDLRTGGFIQLSVAATFAFIAAHTLEDLYFQVTPTFLFATSWMSLVNSIGAISVLYVMIRRGEASKVASLFYLIPGMTALMAFVILGETLHPLAMIGFAITAFGVYLNNR; this is encoded by the coding sequence ATGACATCAAATACAACCACAATACCTCGTTTTCGCTCAGGCGTGACCGCCCTGGGATTGCCTTTGCTTTTCATCGTTATGTGGAGCTCTGGCTACGTGGCTGGCAAAGCAGCCCTGCCATTTGTCGGCCCATACACCATGATCTTTCTACGCTTCGCTAGTGCCGCCCTGGTTTTACTCATGGTCGCCGTTGCAACACGCGCACCGTGGCCAAGAACGTGGAAAGAGGTTGGCCACATTGCAGTTGTCGGGCTGCTGATTCAAGCAATGCAGTTCTCGGGGCTCTATACCGGGATCAATCTCGGCGTGAGTGCGGGGGTTTCGGCGCTCATCGTCGGCACAATGCCCATCTTCGTTGCACTTGGTGCCAGTGTTTTTCTATCTGAACGCATAAAGTCACATCAATGGATTGGGCTTCTGATTGGTCTAGTAGGCGTTGTGCTGGTGGTTTCAGAAAAGTTCTCTTTTGGAGAGGCGACGGTCGGGGGATATATCGCGATTCTCTTCGCCCTGCTTGGTATCACGCTAGGTACGCTTTACCAGAAGAAATTCTGTACAAGCATGGATCTACGTACGGGTGGTTTCATTCAACTGAGTGTCGCAGCAACCTTTGCTTTCATTGCAGCCCATACTCTTGAAGACCTGTACTTCCAAGTCACGCCCACTTTCTTATTCGCAACGAGCTGGATGAGCCTTGTGAACTCGATCGGAGCCATAAGCGTACTTTACGTCATGATTCGTCGCGGCGAGGCAAGCAAAGTGGCCAGCCTTTTCTACCTCATACCTGGAATGACAGCTCTCATGGCTTTTGTGATTCTTGGCGAAACGCTTCACCCGCTAGCAATGATTGGTTTTGCAATCACCGCTTTTGGAGTTTATCTGAATAACCGCTAA
- a CDS encoding cupin domain-containing protein: MKNAKILSNLLSDQDALDNLNWQPHRRDGRANADIFELYDGRNNNNEGPKAALMRYRPGATVKPHLHPGYELIFVLKGTLINDTGEHPEGTLEVCPPGSIHSLSSPGGCIFLVVWEQPVEVLEDTHNRIEKYEKSCASDSLISQCNGKLNAEKFREIPE; encoded by the coding sequence ATGAAAAATGCAAAGATTCTTTCCAATCTGCTCAGCGATCAAGATGCGCTTGACAACCTTAATTGGCAACCGCATCGCCGCGATGGACGAGCAAATGCTGATATTTTTGAACTATACGATGGACGTAATAACAATAACGAAGGGCCTAAAGCTGCACTGATGCGCTATCGACCTGGTGCTACGGTTAAACCACATCTTCATCCAGGTTATGAACTTATTTTCGTACTCAAGGGAACTTTGATAAACGATACAGGGGAGCATCCAGAGGGGACGTTAGAAGTTTGCCCGCCAGGAAGCATACACAGTCTCTCAAGCCCTGGAGGTTGCATTTTTTTAGTGGTATGGGAACAGCCTGTTGAGGTACTTGAGGATACTCATAATCGTATCGAAAAATATGAAAAAAGCTGTGCTAGTGACAGCTTAATTTCTCAATGCAACGGGAAGCTAAATGCTGAAAAGTTCAGGGAGATACCAGAATGA
- a CDS encoding acyl CoA:acetate/3-ketoacid CoA transferase, translated as MKVITAEQASQLINSETTLSTGGFGSCGHPEALTAALAKRFVETGHPQNLTLIFAAGQGDKGERGLNRLAIPGLIKRVIGGYWALTPMLGTLALSGKIEAHNWPQGVISHLYRKIAAGAPGVITKLGLGTFIDPDQDGGRIDCQDTSSLVRKILLEGESYLLYPTLPINCVFIRGTRCDSRGNLSMEAEASFHDSLTQAMAARNSGGIVIAQVEEVCESEELSLNDIRVPGILIDFVVISEKHHHWQTYGTQYNADFVSRPKAIESHKGLPEKISVAKRIIAQRALMEIEKFDEPVVNLGIGLPEKIATVARDAGMQNLGLTVESGAIGGFPAGDMSFGASMSPEAIIDQPSIFDFYNGGGIDIAFLGFAEVGAGGHVNVAKLGKRINGVGGFVNIAEAARNLVFCGTFTAGGLETHCANGRLIILKEGCIRKFRVDVEKICFNAHAAAPQKGMVLYVTERCVLRWQSGQLLLIEIAPGIDLVQDILNQSDTPIKVSSTLKLMPAALFETTQAVTATSV; from the coding sequence ATGAAAGTTATTACAGCAGAACAGGCCAGTCAATTAATCAACTCTGAAACAACACTATCAACTGGCGGATTCGGTAGCTGCGGACACCCAGAGGCTCTTACAGCAGCTCTTGCGAAACGATTCGTAGAAACAGGACACCCACAAAACTTAACTTTAATTTTCGCTGCAGGACAAGGAGATAAAGGCGAGCGCGGCCTCAATCGTCTGGCTATTCCTGGTCTAATCAAGCGAGTAATTGGCGGCTATTGGGCGCTCACCCCGATGCTCGGAACGCTAGCGCTTTCGGGAAAGATTGAAGCTCATAACTGGCCCCAAGGTGTAATTAGCCATCTCTACCGTAAAATTGCAGCTGGCGCCCCTGGAGTAATAACAAAATTGGGCTTAGGAACTTTTATCGATCCCGATCAAGATGGGGGTAGGATTGATTGCCAAGACACTTCCTCACTAGTTCGCAAGATACTACTTGAAGGTGAGTCATACCTACTTTATCCCACTTTACCAATTAACTGCGTTTTCATTCGAGGCACTCGTTGCGATAGTAGAGGCAATCTGTCAATGGAAGCTGAGGCTAGCTTTCACGATTCCCTAACCCAGGCGATGGCGGCGCGAAACTCAGGAGGGATAGTGATTGCACAAGTAGAAGAAGTTTGTGAGTCCGAAGAACTTTCACTTAACGATATTAGAGTTCCAGGTATACTGATTGATTTTGTAGTGATAAGCGAAAAGCACCATCACTGGCAGACTTACGGTACACAATATAATGCAGACTTTGTTTCACGACCAAAAGCTATCGAGTCACATAAAGGCCTGCCTGAAAAAATATCGGTAGCGAAGAGGATTATTGCTCAACGCGCACTCATGGAAATCGAGAAATTCGATGAACCAGTAGTAAATTTAGGAATAGGACTGCCTGAGAAAATAGCTACTGTAGCACGTGATGCTGGCATGCAAAATTTAGGTCTGACAGTTGAATCTGGGGCTATCGGCGGTTTCCCAGCAGGTGACATGTCTTTTGGCGCCTCGATGAGTCCAGAAGCCATAATAGATCAACCTTCAATATTTGATTTCTACAACGGCGGTGGTATCGACATCGCCTTCCTGGGTTTCGCTGAAGTCGGTGCAGGAGGGCATGTCAATGTTGCAAAGTTGGGTAAGCGCATCAACGGTGTTGGCGGCTTCGTTAATATCGCTGAGGCAGCACGAAACCTAGTTTTTTGCGGCACGTTTACTGCCGGAGGCCTTGAAACACACTGCGCAAATGGGCGTTTGATTATTTTAAAAGAAGGCTGCATTCGGAAGTTTCGAGTCGATGTAGAAAAAATATGTTTCAACGCACATGCAGCAGCCCCTCAAAAGGGGATGGTGCTCTACGTGACTGAGCGCTGTGTACTGCGTTGGCAAAGCGGCCAGCTTCTACTCATTGAAATAGCTCCTGGCATCGATCTCGTGCAAGACATACTCAATCAAAGTGACACCCCAATCAAGGTCTCATCGACATTGAAATTAATGCCAGCAGCACTCTTTGAGACGACTCAAGCGGTGACTGCAACTTCGGTCTAG
- a CDS encoding FAD/NAD(P)-binding protein, translated as MQQRKQVVIIGGGSVGGSAFHQLIQHAAKMGVSDYLEITLIERSSKVGSGEAYQNDHSHALLNTHADTMSPIAGQSESPRVF; from the coding sequence ATGCAACAACGTAAACAAGTCGTCATTATCGGCGGTGGTTCGGTCGGAGGTTCGGCCTTTCATCAGCTTATTCAACACGCTGCAAAAATGGGAGTTTCCGATTATCTTGAAATAACTCTTATCGAACGCTCAAGTAAGGTGGGCTCTGGAGAGGCTTATCAAAATGATCACTCACACGCTCTCTTAAACACTCATGCAGACACAATGTCTCCAATTGCAGGGCAATCTGAATCGCCCCGAGTATTCTAG
- a CDS encoding IS3 family transposase (programmed frameshift): MNRPRYTEEFKIEAVKQVVERGHRVAEVAERLGVSGHSLYHWIKRYDKPVEQRQEDDDLHAENRRLKAELKRVSEERDIFKKGHRVLRQGVRLRYAFIQNHASQYPIRRLCRMMAVHPSGYYAWCKKVLSNRDRDDQRLLGLVKHAWLESGGVYGYRKVYQDLREAGEACGKHRVARLMRREGLRSQTGYRRRPGCYGGGKPAVVSPNHLDRQFEVTAPNVAWVTDITYIRTYEGWLYLAVVIDLFSRQVVGWSMKSRMTSELVLDALLSAVWRRKPQGSVMVHSDQGSQFSSGDWQSFLKANQLVGSMSRRGNCHDNAVAESFFQLLKRERIKRQIYSTREAARRDVFNYIEMFYNPKRRHGTSDNLSPVEYERRYFKSLTGV, from the exons ATGAACCGTCCCCGTTACACTGAAGAATTCAAAATCGAAGCCGTTAAACAGGTGGTAGAGCGCGGCCATCGCGTTGCCGAAGTCGCTGAGCGGTTAGGCGTGTCAGGCCACAGCTTGTACCACTGGATCAAGCGCTACGATAAGCCGGTAGAACAACGACAAGAAGATGATGATCTCCACGCTGAAAACCGTCGTTTGAAGGCTGAACTAAAGCGCGTGTCAGAAGAGCGAGATATAT TTAAAAAAGGCCACCGCGTACTTCGCCAGGGAGTCCGACTGAGGTACGCGTTTATTCAAAACCATGCGAGCCAATATCCGATACGGCGTTTGTGCCGCATGATGGCCGTGCATCCTAGCGGCTACTACGCATGGTGCAAAAAAGTACTGTCTAATCGAGACCGGGATGATCAGCGTCTCTTGGGATTGGTCAAGCATGCGTGGCTTGAAAGCGGCGGTGTATATGGTTATCGCAAGGTCTACCAGGATTTGCGTGAGGCTGGCGAAGCCTGCGGTAAGCACCGAGTGGCCCGCCTGATGCGTAGGGAAGGTTTACGCTCCCAGACGGGCTACCGACGACGCCCTGGCTGCTATGGCGGTGGAAAACCGGCTGTTGTATCACCTAACCATTTAGACCGTCAGTTTGAAGTAACAGCGCCAAATGTTGCTTGGGTGACGGATATCACGTACATCCGAACATACGAAGGCTGGCTTTACTTAGCGGTGGTTATCGACCTGTTTTCTCGTCAAGTGGTTGGCTGGTCGATGAAGTCTCGTATGACCTCGGAATTAGTGCTGGATGCTTTGTTATCGGCAGTCTGGCGACGCAAGCCGCAAGGATCGGTGATGGTGCATTCGGATCAAGGAAGCCAGTTCAGCAGTGGAGACTGGCAAAGCTTTCTGAAAGCTAATCAGTTGGTGGGCAGCATGAGTCGACGTGGTAACTGTCATGACAACGCCGTTGCTGAAAGCTTCTTTCAACTCCTCAAGCGAGAGCGAATCAAGCGACAGATTTATTCGACACGCGAAGCGGCTAGACGTGACGTGTTCAATTACATTGAAATGTTCTATAACCCAAAGCGCCGACACGGGACAAGTGATAACTTATCACCGGTTGAGTATGAAAGGCGTTACTTTAAGAGCCTAACGGGTGTCTAG
- a CDS encoding FAD/NAD(P)-binding protein — MSTKPGAIQSSHFINWLYQNEELWRQQYPHLYVHPSAYLPRPLFGLYMQNLFEDSRTLAWQYRIPFTRLHCEASDIVPTEEGYLVITDNDKRIKADYLLLCCGNLPSTKFKAHHQRSSYFNSPYPGYVIAEQIDKDQPVCIAGTNLSAIDTIISLTEHGHRGKIICVSRRGRFPSVRGTQNPKHKPRYLTESAIMALAKTHDGITLEDVWHLLNQELLAVGGRGIDIQEILSEGTTAYDYLCQEISKATQVPRLWQSIAYSLNSVIDLIWHNLRKEDKRKFYCEYRDLFLAYRVSFPLENARRLQKLMETGQLNIHCGIQRVGYDEAENCYNIELIDNAWNHEMRVRSRYFINATGYNLSVGESEVALIQNLLKRKLATADPFGGFRTDFKTGALLSSSGLPQRHLFALGSLTTGTYFFTNAMDVNARHTSERAGHIVEQIAIAALSQTRDAV, encoded by the coding sequence GTGTCTACGAAACCCGGGGCGATTCAATCTTCCCATTTTATCAACTGGCTATACCAGAACGAAGAACTATGGCGGCAACAATACCCCCACCTCTACGTTCATCCCAGTGCCTACTTACCTCGCCCTCTTTTTGGGCTTTACATGCAAAATCTTTTTGAAGACAGTCGCACACTTGCTTGGCAATATCGCATACCTTTTACTCGACTCCACTGTGAGGCATCAGACATTGTACCAACCGAAGAAGGCTACTTAGTAATCACCGACAACGATAAGCGAATCAAGGCTGATTATTTGCTTCTTTGCTGCGGGAACCTCCCCTCAACAAAATTCAAGGCACACCATCAACGATCTTCATACTTCAATAGCCCTTATCCAGGCTACGTTATCGCGGAGCAAATTGATAAGGATCAACCAGTCTGCATCGCTGGTACCAATCTAAGCGCAATCGACACTATTATTTCGTTAACGGAGCATGGGCATAGAGGTAAAATCATTTGCGTTTCGCGGCGTGGTCGTTTCCCAAGCGTCAGAGGGACACAGAACCCAAAGCATAAGCCCCGCTATTTAACCGAATCAGCAATCATGGCACTCGCAAAAACTCACGACGGCATAACTCTAGAGGATGTATGGCATCTCCTCAACCAAGAATTACTTGCAGTAGGAGGTCGGGGAATTGATATCCAGGAAATTCTTTCTGAAGGAACTACTGCCTATGACTACCTTTGTCAGGAAATTTCTAAGGCTACGCAAGTACCAAGACTCTGGCAGTCCATAGCTTACTCACTCAATAGTGTCATTGATCTGATCTGGCACAATCTACGCAAGGAAGATAAAAGAAAGTTCTATTGTGAATACCGTGACCTCTTCCTAGCCTACCGGGTCTCCTTCCCACTCGAAAACGCCCGACGCTTGCAAAAACTAATGGAAACTGGACAGCTAAATATTCATTGCGGCATTCAGCGCGTTGGCTATGATGAAGCAGAAAACTGCTACAACATAGAACTTATCGACAATGCTTGGAATCATGAGATGAGGGTTCGCTCTCGTTACTTTATTAACGCCACTGGATACAATCTCTCTGTGGGTGAAAGCGAGGTAGCTTTAATTCAGAATCTTCTTAAACGCAAGCTTGCGACTGCAGACCCTTTTGGCGGATTCCGTACTGACTTTAAAACAGGAGCACTCCTCTCCTCATCTGGATTACCACAGAGACATCTCTTCGCCTTGGGCAGCCTAACGACTGGAACCTATTTCTTCACTAACGCAATGGATGTCAATGCCCGCCATACAAGTGAGCGTGCAGGTCATATCGTGGAACAAATTGCCATTGCAGCTCTATCTCAGACTCGGGATGCCGTATAG
- a CDS encoding LysR family transcriptional regulator: MTDIIKIARKTNLDTTLLRTLVAISDYGGFSEAAQALHLTQSAVSHHVRRLEEQLGNTFFETYGRRKRFTEAGELFLWYARQILALNDEAFNKLGQRSEVAKEIRLGVSEYFAQDYLPIMLASMRFEKEGVRIIPQLGRSTVLQHKLINGLLDMVIAVDITERPHLNVQEGVQLVDRRLFWVGASDFLLESCNEIPLVAFAPPCILRDLQINELKQSQLPWRIVYEARDLGDLLAAVKAGLGVSALPFTPSQYGLSSPINLQQLPALPDVRISIKTATTVEFNQLEWLIQLIRRCWSLPEQIAENMSY, encoded by the coding sequence ATGACTGACATAATAAAGATTGCACGTAAAACTAATTTAGATACAACGCTATTGCGTACGTTGGTAGCGATAAGCGACTATGGAGGATTCTCGGAAGCTGCGCAGGCCTTACACTTAACTCAATCGGCTGTTTCTCACCATGTGCGTCGGCTTGAGGAACAGCTTGGTAATACTTTTTTTGAGACCTATGGGCGTCGAAAACGTTTTACTGAGGCAGGCGAGCTCTTTCTATGGTACGCACGGCAAATTCTTGCCCTTAACGACGAAGCTTTCAATAAGCTCGGGCAGCGCAGTGAGGTAGCAAAAGAGATTCGTTTAGGAGTGTCGGAATATTTTGCACAAGATTATCTTCCAATCATGTTGGCCTCCATGCGTTTTGAGAAAGAGGGCGTTCGTATTATTCCTCAACTAGGACGCTCAACTGTACTGCAACATAAGCTCATTAATGGCCTGCTTGATATGGTCATCGCTGTCGATATTACAGAGAGACCGCATTTGAATGTGCAAGAAGGAGTCCAGTTGGTAGACCGACGTCTTTTCTGGGTAGGTGCATCAGACTTTTTGCTTGAGTCCTGCAATGAAATTCCTCTTGTTGCATTTGCTCCCCCTTGTATACTACGAGACTTGCAAATCAATGAGCTAAAACAAAGTCAACTGCCTTGGCGCATAGTTTACGAGGCGCGTGATTTAGGGGATCTGCTCGCAGCGGTCAAGGCTGGCCTGGGTGTGAGCGCTTTACCTTTTACCCCTTCGCAGTATGGGCTCTCCTCACCAATAAATTTGCAACAACTCCCCGCACTGCCGGATGTACGAATCAGCATTAAAACCGCGACTACTGTTGAGTTCAATCAACTTGAATGGCTGATTCAGCTGATTCGTCGCTGTTGGTCTTTGCCAGAGCAGATCGCAGAAAACATGTCGTATTAA
- the mmuM gene encoding homocysteine S-methyltransferase — MNEFNPIKALLADVPFMVIDGAMATELEALGCDLNDALWSARLLAQAPEKIRQVHQAYFEAGADCAITASYQATVPGFMQAGMTAEEARALIQLSVTLAQQARDTVWQPGQTDRPKPLVAASVGPYGAYLADGSEYRGGYDLDRDGLVEFHRERFELLLAAGADLLAAETLPSLEEALAITDLLAENPGAQAWITFSAKDGQHISDGTPIEQCAAALANCPGVAAIGVNCTALAHIESLIQAIRRQCDLPILVYPNSGEVYDAVTKTWHPAQCDHTAADISGLAQGVEQWLAAGASGIGGCCRTTPEDIQVLAQWRRSRQIV; from the coding sequence ATGAATGAGTTTAATCCGATCAAAGCCCTGTTGGCCGACGTGCCCTTTATGGTTATCGACGGCGCCATGGCCACCGAGCTGGAAGCGCTAGGCTGTGACCTCAATGACGCCCTCTGGTCGGCGCGCTTGTTGGCGCAAGCCCCGGAGAAGATTCGTCAGGTGCATCAGGCCTACTTCGAAGCCGGTGCCGACTGTGCGATTACCGCCAGCTATCAGGCCACGGTGCCGGGTTTTATGCAGGCGGGAATGACGGCAGAAGAGGCGCGGGCGTTGATTCAGTTATCGGTCACGCTGGCGCAGCAAGCGCGGGATACGGTCTGGCAGCCCGGCCAAACCGACCGCCCCAAACCGCTGGTAGCCGCATCCGTTGGCCCTTATGGCGCGTATCTGGCGGATGGCAGTGAATACCGAGGCGGCTATGACCTGGATCGCGACGGGCTGGTTGAGTTTCACCGTGAGCGCTTTGAACTCTTGCTGGCGGCGGGCGCGGATCTACTGGCTGCTGAGACCCTGCCTTCATTGGAGGAAGCGCTGGCGATCACCGATTTGTTGGCTGAAAACCCCGGCGCCCAGGCCTGGATCACCTTCTCGGCGAAGGATGGCCAGCACATCAGCGATGGCACGCCGATCGAGCAGTGTGCGGCAGCCCTGGCCAACTGCCCAGGCGTTGCGGCAATCGGCGTGAACTGTACGGCGTTGGCCCACATTGAATCGCTGATTCAGGCGATCCGGCGTCAGTGCGATCTGCCTATATTGGTCTACCCCAACTCAGGGGAAGTGTACGACGCGGTAACCAAAACCTGGCACCCAGCCCAATGCGATCATACCGCTGCGGATATTTCCGGGCTGGCACAAGGGGTGGAGCAATGGCTGGCAGCAGGTGCGTCAGGCATTGGCGGATGCTGCCGGACGACACCAGAGGATATTCAGGTGCTGGCTCAGTGGCGGAGGTCGCGGCAGATTGTTTAG